The DNA window AAGCGCGCCGCGTTTCCTCGGGAACAAAGCCCGGCAAGGCGGGGGCTCCTTACATGTCCATCATCCGGCAAGCCGCAGCGGGCGGCCGCGATGGCGTGATAGGCCACGCCCCCTTAATTCCCTGCGCCGTCCGGCTAGGGAAAGCCGCTGTACTCCTAAGGCCTCTCGCCCGCGATGTTCGCGCGGACGAGGCGCGCGGTTTCGGCGGCCCGTTCGAGATGCGGCAGGTGGCCCGCGCCCGCGACGATCTCCACCGTGGAGCCCTTGCCAACCTTGCCGCCGGAGGGCGGAGGGATGATGCGGTCGGCCTCGCCCCAGATCGCCAGAGCGGGCATCGCGGGCGCGCGCGGGTCTGCGTCCGCGATGTCCCCGGCGACCTCGCCCAGCCTTGCCAGCGCCTCGGCGACCCCGTCGAGCCGCTTGTAGCGCAGCACGTCCTCGACCATGTCGCGCGAAATCGCCTCGGCGTCGGCGACGAGCCGGGTGAGCACTTCGCGCAGTTCCCGCTTGCGCTTCGCCTCGGTGAAATCAGCGATGTATGCGCGGTTCAGAGCGCAGCCGGGCAGGAGCGGGGCGATGAGCGTGAGCGAGCGGGCTTCGCACGAGGCCGCTACCCGTTCCGCCACCGCGCCGCCGACGGAATGGCCGACGAGATGGACCGCGCCCAGCCCTTCGCCCGCGATGAAGCCGCGCACCAGCGCTGCGATGTCCTCGAGGCTGCCGTCGCCGGGAAGCGCCTTGTCCGAGCCGCCATGGCCCGGCAGGTCGAGCGCGATCACGCGGTGGTCGCGCGCCAGGTCCTCGCTCACGAACATCCAGTTGCCGCTGTCCCCGCCGAAGCCGTGGAGCAGGAGCACGGTTTCCGCGCCCGCGCCGGCCTCGGCATAGCGCAGGGTCAGCCCGTCCACCTCGGCCGTGCGAAAGGCCGGGGCCGATGCCTCGTCCGCTTCTGTGGCATCGGGTTCGACCGCCTCGAACGAGGCGATGAAGGCCTCGACCGCCTCCGCGTCCGTTCCTGCCTCGCCCAGCACCGCGATCAGCGCGCCGCAGGGCAGCGTCTCGCCTTCCTGCGCGACCAGCCGCAGCAGCGTTCCCGGCGACCGGGCTTCCAGCGTGTTGAGCAGTTTCGAGGTCTCGATGTCCGCGATCTCCGCGCCCTCGCTCACCGCGTCGCCTTCGGCGAGGTGCCACGAGGCAAGCGTGCCTTCCTCCATCGACAGGCCCCATTTGGGCATGGTGAGCGCGGTGAGTTCCGCCATGCGCGTCACTCCGCCGGGACGGTTTCGCCGAGAACGCTGCGCACGGCTGCGGCGATGCGCTCGTTCGACGGCAGATAGGCCGCTTCCAGATTGGGCGCGAAGGGGACGGGCGTGTGCGGCGGGGTGACCATCGCGACCGGCGCCTTGAGGTGCGCGAAGCCCTTCGAGGCGACCAGCGCGGCGATGTCTGCGGCCATGCCGCAGCGGGGCGAGCCTTCGTCGACCACCACCAGCCTCCCGGTGCGTTCGACCGATTCGAGGATCGCCTCCTCGTCCAGCGGCGAGGTCGTGCGCGGGTCGATCAGTTCGACTTCGATCCCGTCCCTTTCGAGTTCCTCGGCCACCGCCTTCGCGCGCGCGACCATGGCGGAAAAGGCGACGATCGTGACATCGTCCCCCTCGGTCACGAATTCCGCTTCGCCGAAGGGGATGGCGTAGGCCTCGTCCGGCACTTCTGCCTGCGTGTCGTAGAGCGCCTTGTGTTCGAGGAAGATCACCGGGTCGTCGTCGCGGATCGCCTGGATCAGCAGGCCCTTCGCGTCATAGGCGTTGGACGGCATCACCACCTTGAGGCCCGGGATGTGGGTGAAGATCGGGTGCAGCGCCTGCGAATGCTGCGCCGCCGCGCTCATCCCCGCACCGATCATCGAGCGGATGACGAGCGGCGTTCTGGCCTTGCCGCCGAACATGTAGCGGAATTTCGCCGCCTGGTTGAAGATCTGGTCGAAGCACACGCCGAGGAAATCGACGAACATCAATTCGGCCACCGGGCGAAGGCCGGTCGAGGCGGCGCCTGCGGCGGCGCCCATGATCGCGCTTTCGGTGATCGGCGTGTCGATCACGCGCGCGCGTCCGTATTTGCCGACGAGGCCCTTGGTCACGCCGAGCACGCCGCCATAGGCATCGTCCTCGCCGCTGCCGCCCGCGCCGCCGGCGATGTCCTCGCCGATGACGATGACGGTGTCATCGCGCGCCATTTCGCAATCGAGCGCTTCGTTGATCGCCTGGCGGTAGGTCTTGCGGGGCATTGCTTTCCTCGCCTTTTCAGTAGGAGACGTAGACGTCGGTGGTGAGTTCGTCCTCTGAGGGGACGGGGGCGCTTTCGGCGGCCTCGATGGCGTCGGCGATGGCCTTGGCGCATTCGGCGTCCACCGCGTCGAGATCGGGAGCGTCGAGCCGGCCTTCGCCGGTCACGCGCTCGCGGAACAGGCGCAGCGGATCGTCGGCGCGCACGCGTTCGAGTTCCTCGCGGCTGCGATAGGCCTGCGCGTCGCCGATGAAATGGCCGTGCTGGCGCATGCAGGTGACCTCGATCGCGCTGGGGCCGCCGCCGGTGCGGGCGCGTTCGATGGCCTCGCGCGCGGCTTCGAACACGGCGAAAAAATCGCGCCCGTCGACTGCCTTGGCCGGCATGCCGAAACCCGCCGCGCGATCGGCGATGCTGTCCGCGCCGACCGCGTAGGAAACGCCCGTCCCCTCGCCGTAACCGTTGTTTTCGAACACGAAGATCGCGGGCAGGTTCAGCACCACGGCAAGGTTCATCGCCTCGAACGTGGTCCCCTGGTTAGATCCGCCATCGCCGGTGAACGACACGGCGACATGCGGCAGGCCCTTGGTCTTGACCGTCAGCGCCGCGCCCACGACGAGCGGCGGATTGCCGCCGACGATCGCGTTCGCGCCCAGCATCCCCTTGTCGAGATCGGCGATGTGCATCGATCCGCCCTTGCCCCGGCACAGCCCGCCCTCGCGCCCGAAGATCTCCTTCATCATGCCCGTGACGTCGCAGCCCTTAGCGATGCAATGGCCGTGGCCGCGATGGGTCGATCCGATGTAATCCTCGTCCGAAAGGTGGAGGCACACGCCCACCGCGCTCGCTTCCTGCCCTGCATAAAGGTGGACGAAGCCCGGGATGCGGCCCTGTTCGAACTGGGCCTGCACGTTGTCCTCGAAATCGCGGATGAGGCGCATCCGGCGATAGGCTTCGATGAGGGTGGGGCGGTCTAGCTGCATATCGTGTGATCCCTGCTTGGCGGCGAAACTTTATACAGTCATATCAAAAAATGGAAGGTGCTTGTCGAGCCTCGGGTGGGCAGGCAGGTTCCCACGGACACAATCGCTGCGAAATGCCCGTTTTTGGGAGCGGCAAGGGGGCGAAGGGACACGATGGACGAAGAGGGCTGGCAGCACGCGGGGCGGGTCGGGGAAATTTCGTCCGCGCGCCCGCTCGCCGTCGAGGTGGGCGGGCGCGAGGTGCTGCTGTGTCGTTCGGGCGGGGATGTCTTTGCCGTGGATGCGCGCTGCCCCCATGCGGGCCAGTCGCTCGCGCAGGGGCAGGTGAGAGGCGGCGCGATTGCCTGCCCCTTTCACGGCGCGCGCTTTCGCCTGTCGGACGGCGCTCCGACGGCCGGGCCCACGCGCCGGGCGCTCGGCACGCACCGGGTTCGGATCGCGGACGGGGAGGTATGGGTGCGCCTGTGAGTCTTGCAAGATTCTTACAGGTATGTAAAAAGGTGAGCGGAGAGGTTTGAAATGCCCCAGCGTTCGCCCACGGCCCCGCAGCCGACGCTCGACCAGATGCTCGCGCGCGAGAAGCGCCCCGTTCCCGCCGTGCTCGCCGAGCGCGGCGAGGCCCCGGTGCCGGCGAAGCCGATCGACCGGCGGCGCTATTACGATCCCGATTTCGCCGCGCTCGAAAATGCGCGCCTGTGGCCCGGGACATGGCAGATGGCCTGCCGGCTGGAGGACATTCCCGAAATCGGCGACTATATCCTCTACGAGATCGCCGACATCTCGCTGATCGTGGTCCGATCGGACAGGAACACGGTCAGGGCCTTCTTCAACGCCTGCCTTCACCGGGGCCGGGCACTGCGCGATTCGGACGGGACGGCCAGCGAATTCCGCTGCCCCTTTCACGGCTTCACATGGGGCATAGACGGGACATGCAAGCGGATCGTCAACGAATGGGATTTCGCCCATGTCGACAAGGCCGATTTCGCGCTTCCCGAGGCACAGGTCGGCGTCTGGGGCGGGTTCGTCTTTGTCTGCCCGGACGGGTGCGATGAAAGCCTCGCGGACTTTCTCGGCCCCGTCGCCGCGGCCTATGAAACGCGCGGCTGGTCGCTCGCCGAGCGGACCAAGGTGGTTCACGTCCAGAAGATCAATCGCTGCAACTGGAAGATCGCATTGGAGGCGTTCATCGAAAGCTTCCACGTCACCGAAACCCATTCGAGCGCCGCGCCCTATCTGGGCGATGCGAACACGCAATACGATGTGTGGGAGGGCGTGCCGCACACCCGGATGATCTCCCCGCGCGGGCTCGCCAGCCCGAACATCGCGCCGATGAGCGACGAGGAAGTCTACCGCGCCGGGATGCGCCCCGCGCTGGGAGAGGAGGCGGACACGCTGACGCTGCCGGACAGCGCCGAAAGCGCGCGCGAAGCGATCGGCGCGGCGCGGCGCAGGGCGCTGGTGGAACAGGGCGTTCCCCATGCCGCCGAAGCGACCGATTGCGAACTGATCGACACGATCCAGTACCACGTCTTTCCCAACCTCGTGTGCTGGGCGGGCTGGGGGAGCTATCTCGTCTATCGCTTCCGCCCGCACGGCACGGACCCTGACATGAGCGTCATGGACATCATGTTCGTCGCCCCGGGCGGCGACCCCGAGGCTGTGCCCGAACCGCAGGTCGTCGGACCCGATGCGAGCCTTCACGAAGCGCCCCAGCTTGGCGGATACTGCACCGTGTTCGACGAGGATTCCGCCAATCTCGCCGCGCTCCAGCGGGGCCTGAAGACGATGCGCACCAAGGGGCCGGTGACGGGCGACTATCAGGAAGCGCGCATCCGCCATTTCCACGCGCAGCTGGACAAGAGCCTTGGAAACACTTGAGGACATAGCCCGCCCCGGCGAGATGAAACCGCGCGCGGCGGGCTTCATGCGCGCGCCGTGGGAAGCCTATGCCGCGATGCGCGAGGAGGCGGGGCCGCTATGGACCGAACCCGAAACCGGCGTCGTCTTCGTGCTCGACTACGCTCTCGCCGAAGAGGTGATGCGCAATCACCAGCGTTTCTCCAGCTTCGCCGACCGCGCCGCCATGCGAAAGGGTGGTCTTCCGGCGGAGGTGCTGGAGATCAAGGCGCAGGGGTGGCCGCTCGCTCTCACAATGGTCCAGAACGATGCTCCCGATCACGACGACTATCGCAAGCTCGTCGGCCCCTTTTTCCTGCCGCGGCGCCTGAAACTGATGGAGCCCTTCGTCGCCGGGCGGATCGGGGAATTGCTGGACGCGATTGATGATAAGGGCGGGCGCAGCGATTTCTTCCCCGATTTCGCGGTTCCGCTGCCGGTTTCGGTGATCGGCGAATATCTCGGGATGCGGCACCTTGGCGATGACACGGTGAAACGCTGGTCCGACGCTTTCGCCGACGAGATCGGCTTCCTCACCAGCGATGAACGCGCGGTCGAGATCGCGAAGCTCACCCTCGAATGCCACAGGGCCATGGTCGCGCTGTGCGACGGGCGGCGCCGAGGGGAGGGCAAGGACATCATCACTGCTCTCGCCAATGCGACAAGGCCCGATGGCGAGCGGCTGGGCAATCCCGAGCTTCTCTCGATCCTCACCCAATTGATGGTCGCGGGCAACGAGACCACCACTTCGACCCTCGGCTTCGCACTGCTGCGCCTCGCGCGCGATCCCGCGCTGTACGCAAGGCTGAGCGCCGAGCCAGAAAAGATCGCGCCCTTCCTTGAAGAGGTCCTGCGCCTCGACAGCCCGATCCAGGGCCAGTTCCGCAAGGCGGTGGGCGACCAGCAATTGGGCGGGCACACCATACCCGACGGGACCATGCTCCACGTCCGTTTCGGCGCGGCCAATCGCGACCCGCGCGTCTGGGGTGCGGGCGCGGGCGACGTGCAGCTCGACCGCAGGCCGCCCAAGCCGCACATGGCGTTCGGCAATGGCATCCATTTCTGTGTCGGCGCGGCGCTTTCCCGGCTCGAAATGCGCGTCGCGCTCGGCGAAATCCTCTCGCGCTACCGTTCGGTCAGGCTCGCCTGCGCCGAGGAAGACCTTCCCTTCCGCACGAATTTCCACCAACGGGGCATGACCTCACTGCCCCTGGAATTCGAGCGATGACCAACAAGAAGACAACCGAAAACGGCCACATCACCCGCCTGCCCGACCCGGCCGCGCTGACCTCGGGCGAATTCAACCGGTCGCGCCGCACGCGGCTGAAAATCCTCGATGCGGGCGTCGCCGTGCTGGCGCGGGACGGTTACAAGAAGCTGTCGACCACCGGCGTCGCGAAAGAGGCCGGGATCACGCGCGCGGCCATGCTCTACCATTTCGGATCGCGCAGCGAGCTG is part of the Erythrobacter litoralis genome and encodes:
- a CDS encoding acetoin dehydrogenase dihydrolipoyllysine-residue acetyltransferase subunit, which translates into the protein MAELTALTMPKWGLSMEEGTLASWHLAEGDAVSEGAEIADIETSKLLNTLEARSPGTLLRLVAQEGETLPCGALIAVLGEAGTDAEAVEAFIASFEAVEPDATEADEASAPAFRTAEVDGLTLRYAEAGAGAETVLLLHGFGGDSGNWMFVSEDLARDHRVIALDLPGHGGSDKALPGDGSLEDIAALVRGFIAGEGLGAVHLVGHSVGGAVAERVAASCEARSLTLIAPLLPGCALNRAYIADFTEAKRKRELREVLTRLVADAEAISRDMVEDVLRYKRLDGVAEALARLGEVAGDIADADPRAPAMPALAIWGEADRIIPPPSGGKVGKGSTVEIVAGAGHLPHLERAAETARLVRANIAGERP
- a CDS encoding alpha-ketoacid dehydrogenase subunit beta, with the protein product MPRKTYRQAINEALDCEMARDDTVIVIGEDIAGGAGGSGEDDAYGGVLGVTKGLVGKYGRARVIDTPITESAIMGAAAGAASTGLRPVAELMFVDFLGVCFDQIFNQAAKFRYMFGGKARTPLVIRSMIGAGMSAAAQHSQALHPIFTHIPGLKVVMPSNAYDAKGLLIQAIRDDDPVIFLEHKALYDTQAEVPDEAYAIPFGEAEFVTEGDDVTIVAFSAMVARAKAVAEELERDGIEVELIDPRTTSPLDEEAILESVERTGRLVVVDEGSPRCGMAADIAALVASKGFAHLKAPVAMVTPPHTPVPFAPNLEAAYLPSNERIAAAVRSVLGETVPAE
- a CDS encoding thiamine pyrophosphate-dependent dehydrogenase E1 component subunit alpha codes for the protein MQLDRPTLIEAYRRMRLIRDFEDNVQAQFEQGRIPGFVHLYAGQEASAVGVCLHLSDEDYIGSTHRGHGHCIAKGCDVTGMMKEIFGREGGLCRGKGGSMHIADLDKGMLGANAIVGGNPPLVVGAALTVKTKGLPHVAVSFTGDGGSNQGTTFEAMNLAVVLNLPAIFVFENNGYGEGTGVSYAVGADSIADRAAGFGMPAKAVDGRDFFAVFEAAREAIERARTGGGPSAIEVTCMRQHGHFIGDAQAYRSREELERVRADDPLRLFRERVTGEGRLDAPDLDAVDAECAKAIADAIEAAESAPVPSEDELTTDVYVSY
- a CDS encoding Rieske (2Fe-2S) protein, whose product is MDEEGWQHAGRVGEISSARPLAVEVGGREVLLCRSGGDVFAVDARCPHAGQSLAQGQVRGGAIACPFHGARFRLSDGAPTAGPTRRALGTHRVRIADGEVWVRL
- a CDS encoding aromatic ring-hydroxylating oxygenase subunit alpha, translating into MPQRSPTAPQPTLDQMLAREKRPVPAVLAERGEAPVPAKPIDRRRYYDPDFAALENARLWPGTWQMACRLEDIPEIGDYILYEIADISLIVVRSDRNTVRAFFNACLHRGRALRDSDGTASEFRCPFHGFTWGIDGTCKRIVNEWDFAHVDKADFALPEAQVGVWGGFVFVCPDGCDESLADFLGPVAAAYETRGWSLAERTKVVHVQKINRCNWKIALEAFIESFHVTETHSSAAPYLGDANTQYDVWEGVPHTRMISPRGLASPNIAPMSDEEVYRAGMRPALGEEADTLTLPDSAESAREAIGAARRRALVEQGVPHAAEATDCELIDTIQYHVFPNLVCWAGWGSYLVYRFRPHGTDPDMSVMDIMFVAPGGDPEAVPEPQVVGPDASLHEAPQLGGYCTVFDEDSANLAALQRGLKTMRTKGPVTGDYQEARIRHFHAQLDKSLGNT
- a CDS encoding cytochrome P450, translating into METLEDIARPGEMKPRAAGFMRAPWEAYAAMREEAGPLWTEPETGVVFVLDYALAEEVMRNHQRFSSFADRAAMRKGGLPAEVLEIKAQGWPLALTMVQNDAPDHDDYRKLVGPFFLPRRLKLMEPFVAGRIGELLDAIDDKGGRSDFFPDFAVPLPVSVIGEYLGMRHLGDDTVKRWSDAFADEIGFLTSDERAVEIAKLTLECHRAMVALCDGRRRGEGKDIITALANATRPDGERLGNPELLSILTQLMVAGNETTTSTLGFALLRLARDPALYARLSAEPEKIAPFLEEVLRLDSPIQGQFRKAVGDQQLGGHTIPDGTMLHVRFGAANRDPRVWGAGAGDVQLDRRPPKPHMAFGNGIHFCVGAALSRLEMRVALGEILSRYRSVRLACAEEDLPFRTNFHQRGMTSLPLEFER